A window of Rhizobium acidisoli contains these coding sequences:
- a CDS encoding carbohydrate ABC transporter permease, with amino-acid sequence MGRSSNIPAALFLRIVLWLLAFVTITPFLLLLLTSIKSKADVLKGAFALPAYPHFENYLDAWNAGHFNIYFWNSIVVVIPVVAVSVFLGLLTGFAFAYLSFPLRRTLFAILTLGMMVPAEAFIIPLYYEMRYFGLINTYAALIVPQIAMSIPFSTIFLASAMQQLPEEVLEAAVLDGAGRFYILRKIVIPLMIPAMSTLALFLFIWTWNEFLIPFILVNDDAYRTLPLGMLFFQGRYTVNTPVLTAGAVIVIFPLILTYLVFQRRFIAGLTAGATK; translated from the coding sequence ATGGGCCGCTCGTCCAACATCCCCGCCGCGCTCTTCCTTCGCATTGTGCTCTGGCTTCTCGCTTTCGTAACGATCACCCCGTTCCTGCTGCTGCTGCTGACCTCGATAAAGAGCAAGGCCGACGTGCTTAAGGGCGCATTCGCCCTTCCGGCCTATCCGCATTTCGAAAATTACCTCGATGCCTGGAATGCCGGGCATTTCAACATCTACTTCTGGAATTCGATCGTCGTCGTCATACCCGTCGTTGCCGTCAGCGTCTTCCTGGGCCTGCTGACCGGTTTTGCCTTCGCCTACCTGTCATTTCCGCTCCGGCGCACGCTGTTCGCAATCCTGACGCTCGGCATGATGGTGCCGGCGGAGGCCTTCATCATCCCGCTCTATTATGAAATGCGCTATTTCGGGCTGATCAATACCTATGCGGCGCTCATCGTGCCGCAGATCGCGATGTCGATACCGTTCTCGACGATCTTCCTCGCCAGCGCCATGCAGCAATTGCCGGAGGAGGTTCTCGAAGCAGCGGTTCTCGACGGCGCCGGACGCTTCTATATCCTGCGCAAGATCGTTATCCCGCTGATGATACCGGCAATGTCGACGCTGGCGCTGTTCTTGTTCATCTGGACCTGGAACGAGTTTCTCATTCCGTTCATCCTTGTGAATGACGACGCCTATCGGACGCTGCCCCTCGGTATGCTGTTTTTCCAGGGGCGTTACACCGTCAACACGCCGGTTCTGACCGCGGGTGCCGTGATCGTCATTTTCCCGCTCATTCTGACCTATCTGGTTTTCCAGCGGCGGTTTATTGCCGGCTTGACGGCAGGCGCGACGAAATAG
- a CDS encoding GumC family protein — protein sequence MSGVARDQDVDIDLGQLVRAVWARRLRILAITLAGAGIAFAGAKIMSPQYRSETRILIEPRAPAFASTQQVNDAGAGPLMDELNIASQVQLLQSADLLKKVINDLKLYNLPEFDDAANGSAMSSIMVKLHLKKNPMENPPEERVIDAFVERLQVYQVPGSRVIGISFTSKDPKLAAAIPNAMANVYLSTQSGAKLDSNSEATRWLEPEIEGLRRKVSEAEKKVAEYRTSHGLLQTNGTTTFPAQQLNDISAELTRVRGDKANAEARAQAVRNALSSGEASDTLPDIMSSQAIQRLKATESGLQSQISDLQTSLLNNHPRLKSLRAQLADIRTQIRQETQKILTSIENESKVADLRASELERQSDTVQANSARAGEDEVGLNALEREATAQRQLLETYLVRYREAASRADSNSSPADARIVSKAIEPVDPYFPKVVPIVVVAAVATLILSAIVTMLAELFSGRALRPVDAAPETIETETLVEERVAPQAAPVVAAVRKPIQPSMLAIVGDEDETDAIEDTEAAEELPEDDNEFSVASVAEYLTGSRAPLAIAISPTGDNGSAATVLLTRMLADAGRRVILIDMTGSGHPTELMAEDQAVPGVTDLLCGEAAFGDTIHSDRLSDAHLIPQGQSDVRRAMRGVDRLSLLLDALAAAYDLVVVECGSADVAGVSRLTRSRDVEIILSLPEIEETIFVTLMTDFQAAGYERVVLMSGGEGAEQTLGQAA from the coding sequence ATGTCCGGCGTAGCGCGTGATCAGGATGTGGACATCGACCTCGGCCAGTTGGTCCGCGCCGTCTGGGCGCGGCGGCTCAGGATTTTGGCGATTACGCTTGCGGGGGCGGGCATCGCCTTTGCCGGCGCCAAGATCATGTCGCCGCAATATCGCAGCGAAACACGCATCCTGATCGAACCCCGGGCGCCGGCCTTCGCCAGCACCCAGCAGGTCAACGACGCCGGCGCCGGCCCGCTGATGGATGAGCTGAATATCGCCAGCCAAGTGCAGTTGCTGCAATCGGCCGATCTTCTGAAGAAGGTCATCAACGACCTGAAGCTTTATAACCTGCCGGAATTCGACGATGCCGCCAACGGCTCGGCGATGAGCAGTATCATGGTGAAGCTGCATCTGAAGAAGAACCCGATGGAGAACCCGCCGGAAGAGCGGGTGATCGACGCTTTCGTCGAACGTCTGCAGGTCTACCAGGTGCCGGGCTCACGCGTCATCGGCATCAGCTTCACCTCGAAGGACCCGAAGCTCGCTGCCGCCATCCCGAACGCCATGGCCAATGTCTATCTTTCGACCCAGAGCGGCGCCAAGCTCGATTCCAATTCGGAAGCGACGCGCTGGCTGGAGCCGGAGATCGAAGGCCTGCGCCGCAAGGTCAGCGAAGCCGAAAAGAAGGTCGCAGAATACCGAACCTCTCACGGGCTGCTGCAAACCAACGGCACCACCACCTTTCCCGCCCAGCAGTTGAACGATATTTCGGCGGAGCTGACCCGCGTGCGCGGCGACAAGGCCAATGCCGAGGCGAGGGCGCAAGCGGTACGCAATGCGCTGTCTTCGGGCGAGGCCTCCGACACGCTGCCTGACATCATGTCGTCCCAGGCGATCCAGCGGCTGAAGGCGACGGAATCCGGCCTGCAGTCGCAAATATCGGATCTGCAGACCAGCCTTCTCAACAATCACCCGCGGCTGAAAAGCCTGCGCGCTCAGCTCGCCGATATCCGTACCCAGATCCGCCAGGAGACGCAGAAGATTCTGACGAGCATCGAGAACGAGTCCAAGGTCGCGGATCTGAGGGCAAGCGAGCTTGAGCGCCAGTCGGACACGGTGCAGGCCAACAGCGCCCGCGCCGGCGAGGACGAGGTCGGCCTCAATGCGCTGGAGCGTGAGGCGACCGCCCAGCGCCAACTGCTTGAAACCTATCTGGTGCGCTACCGCGAGGCGGCTTCCCGCGCCGACAGCAATTCGAGCCCGGCGGACGCCCGTATCGTTTCCAAGGCCATCGAGCCGGTCGATCCCTATTTCCCGAAGGTGGTGCCGATCGTCGTCGTCGCTGCCGTCGCCACGCTGATCCTGAGCGCCATCGTCACCATGCTGGCCGAACTCTTCAGCGGCCGGGCGCTCCGTCCCGTCGATGCGGCCCCCGAGACGATCGAGACGGAAACTCTCGTCGAGGAGAGGGTTGCGCCGCAGGCCGCTCCGGTTGTCGCTGCCGTCAGAAAGCCGATCCAGCCGAGCATGCTCGCCATTGTCGGGGACGAAGACGAAACGGATGCGATCGAAGACACCGAGGCCGCCGAGGAGTTGCCGGAGGACGACAATGAATTCTCCGTCGCCTCCGTTGCGGAATATCTCACGGGCAGCCGCGCACCGCTGGCAATCGCAATATCTCCGACCGGTGACAATGGCTCTGCGGCAACGGTTTTGCTGACCCGCATGCTCGCCGATGCCGGCCGCCGCGTCATCCTGATCGACATGACCGGTTCCGGCCACCCCACGGAACTGATGGCTGAGGACCAGGCCGTTCCTGGTGTTACCGATCTGCTCTGCGGCGAGGCCGCCTTCGGCGACACGATCCACAGCGATCGTCTTTCCGACGCCCATCTGATCCCCCAGGGCCAGAGCGACGTGCGCCGCGCCATGCGCGGTGTCGACCGGCTGTCGCTGCTGCTCGATGCGCTTGCCGCCGCCTATGACCTCGTGGTGGTCGAATGCGGTTCGGCCGACGTCGCCGGCGTCTCGCGGCTGACCCGCAGCCGCGATGTCGAGATCATCCTCTCCCTGCCGGAGATCGAGGAGACCATCTTCGTGACCCTGATGACGGACTTCCAGGCTGCCGGCTACGAGCGCGTCGTGCTGATGTCGGGTGGGGAAGGGGCTGAGCAGACGCTCGGCCAGGCCGCTTAA
- a CDS encoding glycosyltransferase family 4 protein: MATQKPLRILHCFRSPVGGIFRHVRDLVEEHSKAGHQVGILCDSSTGGDYEDSLFDDIRPYLSLGLTRVPIRRSISPSDLATMWDTYKKIKSLRPDVLHGHGAKGGVLARLAGSALRVNRYRVARLYTAHGGSLHYSRSSLSGQFVLRMERLQEYFTDALVFICEYERDTYARKVGKPRTKTRLIYNGIAERDFEPIPTRSDAVHFIYVGMLRDLKGPDLFVDAFAKTERLLGRPLSALMIGDGPDRDRYREMMVERGLGKRIGMLPAMRVHEAFSMAQNLVVPSRAEAMPYIVLEGLGAGKTIIASRVGGIPEVLGADSAALVEAGNSDDLARVMAETLSTPDWHARTMPKPEAVKAVFSSAVMARDVLKLYHELVDPAAGRAMPAAP, from the coding sequence ATGGCAACACAGAAGCCGCTCCGCATCCTCCATTGCTTCAGATCGCCGGTCGGCGGAATTTTCCGCCATGTCCGCGATCTGGTCGAGGAGCACAGCAAGGCCGGTCATCAAGTCGGCATCCTCTGCGACAGCTCGACCGGCGGCGATTATGAGGACAGCCTGTTCGACGATATCCGTCCCTATCTGTCGCTCGGCCTGACACGCGTGCCGATCCGGCGTTCGATCAGCCCGTCCGACCTTGCGACGATGTGGGATACATACAAGAAAATCAAAAGTTTGCGGCCGGATGTGCTGCACGGACACGGCGCCAAGGGCGGCGTGCTCGCGCGACTTGCCGGCTCAGCGTTGCGGGTGAACAGGTATCGCGTAGCCCGCCTCTATACCGCGCATGGCGGAAGCCTGCATTATTCGCGCTCCTCGCTCAGCGGACAATTCGTCCTCAGGATGGAGCGCCTGCAGGAATATTTCACCGATGCGCTGGTCTTCATCTGCGAATATGAGCGCGACACTTATGCGCGCAAGGTGGGCAAGCCGCGGACGAAGACCAGACTGATCTACAACGGCATCGCCGAGCGCGATTTCGAGCCGATCCCCACCCGCTCGGATGCCGTACATTTCATCTACGTGGGTATGCTCCGGGACCTCAAGGGTCCCGATCTGTTTGTCGATGCCTTCGCCAAGACCGAGCGGCTGCTCGGCAGGCCGCTGTCGGCGCTGATGATCGGCGACGGGCCGGATCGCGACCGCTACCGCGAGATGATGGTCGAGCGCGGCCTCGGCAAACGTATCGGTATGCTGCCGGCGATGCGGGTCCACGAAGCCTTCTCCATGGCGCAGAACCTCGTCGTTCCCTCGCGCGCCGAAGCCATGCCCTATATCGTGCTCGAGGGGCTCGGGGCCGGGAAGACGATCATCGCCAGCCGTGTCGGCGGCATTCCCGAGGTGCTCGGCGCCGACAGCGCAGCCCTTGTGGAGGCAGGAAATTCCGACGATCTTGCCCGCGTCATGGCGGAGACGCTGAGCACGCCCGACTGGCACGCCAGGACGATGCCGAAGCCCGAGGCGGTAAAGGCGGTTTTTTCCTCGGCCGTCATGGCGCGTGATGTCTTGAAATTGTACCATGAACTCGTCGATCCGGCCGCTGGCAGAGCAATGCCCGCCGCCCCGTAA
- a CDS encoding DUF2842 domain-containing protein, which yields MPVRLRKFIGTILIIVLVLVYALVANTIAVATLGNAPWWGHLLYFLLTGLLWVLPAMLIIKWMAGPRQQ from the coding sequence ATGCCAGTCCGCCTCCGCAAATTCATCGGCACGATCCTCATCATCGTGCTCGTGCTGGTCTATGCGCTGGTGGCGAATACGATCGCGGTGGCGACGCTCGGCAACGCGCCCTGGTGGGGGCACCTGCTCTATTTCCTGCTCACCGGTCTGCTCTGGGTCTTGCCGGCGATGCTGATCATCAAATGGATGGCCGGACCGCGGCAGCAATAG
- a CDS encoding O-antigen ligase family protein, with the protein MSAIEATYPRVAQPQRMTLRLIGSAFVAFGVFLSGFVIDEPAPYELWMAGLIGLWFILGLRISRSVAPLLALLLTFNIGGMLSLTQMKDLATGPMYIAVSTFLALTAVFYAAIIEDSHKRLPLIFNAWTFAAVATSALGILGYFHAFPGAEIFTLYDRAKGAFQDPNVFGPFLVPPSLYLVHGILVGDLKRSPLKALALLVLALGIFLSFSRAAWGLFALGVGLLIFIMLLKERSGAFRLRVLVLSLAAIIMLVASLLVALQIPKVAELFSARAQLVQQYDGEHLGRFERHRIGFTMMMERPLGIGPLVFGTMFPEDEHNIWLKSLTTYGWLGFVSYVGMLVWTLALGFRYLLLDRPWQPFLMIAWISVLGHATIGNVIDIDHWRHVYLLLGTVWGCAALEVRHKRGRRA; encoded by the coding sequence TTGAGCGCGATCGAGGCGACATATCCCCGTGTCGCCCAGCCGCAGCGGATGACGCTGCGCCTGATCGGCTCGGCCTTCGTCGCCTTCGGCGTCTTCCTCTCCGGTTTCGTGATCGACGAGCCGGCGCCCTACGAACTCTGGATGGCGGGGCTGATCGGCCTCTGGTTCATCCTGGGCCTCAGGATTTCGCGCAGCGTCGCACCGCTCCTTGCCCTTTTGCTCACCTTCAACATCGGCGGCATGCTGTCGCTGACACAGATGAAGGATCTGGCAACCGGGCCGATGTATATCGCGGTCTCGACCTTCCTGGCGCTGACGGCGGTCTTCTATGCCGCGATCATCGAGGACAGTCACAAGCGGCTGCCGCTGATCTTCAACGCCTGGACCTTCGCAGCCGTCGCCACCTCAGCGCTCGGCATACTCGGTTATTTCCACGCCTTTCCGGGCGCGGAAATCTTCACGCTCTATGACCGCGCCAAGGGCGCCTTCCAGGATCCGAACGTCTTCGGCCCCTTCCTGGTACCGCCGTCGCTCTATCTCGTCCATGGCATCCTCGTCGGCGACCTGAAGAGATCGCCGCTCAAGGCTCTCGCCCTGCTGGTGCTGGCGCTCGGCATCTTCCTGTCCTTTTCCCGCGCCGCCTGGGGTTTGTTCGCGCTCGGCGTCGGACTGCTGATCTTCATCATGCTGCTGAAGGAGCGCAGCGGCGCCTTTCGCCTCAGGGTGCTGGTGCTGTCGCTGGCGGCGATCATCATGCTCGTCGCCTCGCTGCTGGTGGCGCTGCAGATCCCGAAGGTCGCCGAACTGTTTTCGGCGCGCGCGCAGCTGGTGCAGCAATATGACGGCGAGCATCTCGGCCGCTTCGAGCGTCACCGGATCGGCTTCACCATGATGATGGAGCGCCCGCTCGGCATCGGCCCGCTGGTGTTCGGCACGATGTTTCCCGAGGACGAGCACAATATCTGGCTGAAATCACTCACCACCTATGGCTGGCTCGGCTTCGTCAGCTATGTCGGCATGCTTGTCTGGACGCTCGCGCTCGGCTTCCGATACCTGCTGCTCGACCGGCCGTGGCAGCCCTTTTTGATGATTGCCTGGATCTCGGTTCTCGGCCACGCCACGATCGGCAACGTCATCGATATCGACCACTGGCGCCATGTCTATCTGCTGCTCGGCACGGTCTGGGGCTGCGCGGCGCTTGAGGTGCGCCACAAGCGGGGCCGAAGGGCGTAG
- a CDS encoding undecaprenyl-phosphate glucose phosphotransferase, protein MNKLEKGDQFDVEALRKQVSDIEVRGDAGQEKPSDPTEINPYARQIAEQFRDGTKSPVIIIGQLRLLEFLALFAIALIAHYFWPGDGYDSSLVRTGMAAIASALTVIGLQLGDTYTIPALRAKLRLIPRILGSWTIALLLTIGLFALVRGSTWAMVVDAYLPWFAAGALFLAAERFLVAYGIRNWARNGIMERRAVIVGGGEPAKELIRILEQQDDNDIRICGIFDDRGEKRSPIMVAGYPKLGTVAELVEFVRLTRIDMLIIALPLSAEARIYDLLKKLWVLPVDIRLAAHANRLRFRPRAYSHVGTVPMLDIFKMPIRDWDSVAKRGFDIFFTVIALALLWPLMVATAIAIKATSEGPVFFMQKRHGFNNEIINVFKFRSMYTNMSDPTGKAAVTKGDPRVTRVGRFIRKTSIDELPQLFNVLRGELSLVGPRPHAVLAQARDRAFGDVVEGYFARHRVKPGVTGWAQINGWRGEVDNDEKIKFRTAYDLYYIENWSLWFDLKILFLTPIRLLNTENAY, encoded by the coding sequence ATGAACAAGCTGGAAAAAGGCGATCAATTCGACGTGGAAGCACTGCGCAAGCAGGTCTCCGACATCGAGGTGCGCGGCGATGCGGGTCAGGAAAAACCGTCCGACCCGACAGAAATCAACCCCTATGCCCGGCAGATCGCCGAACAGTTCCGTGACGGAACCAAGTCGCCGGTGATCATCATCGGGCAGTTGCGGCTGCTGGAATTCCTGGCGCTCTTCGCGATCGCCCTGATCGCCCACTATTTTTGGCCCGGCGACGGCTACGATTCATCGCTGGTGCGAACCGGCATGGCGGCGATCGCCTCGGCCCTGACCGTCATCGGCCTGCAGCTTGGCGACACCTACACCATTCCGGCACTTCGGGCCAAGCTGCGGCTGATCCCGCGCATCCTAGGGTCTTGGACGATCGCGCTCCTCCTGACTATCGGCCTGTTCGCGCTCGTTCGCGGCAGCACATGGGCGATGGTCGTCGATGCCTATCTGCCCTGGTTTGCGGCTGGCGCGCTGTTCCTGGCGGCCGAGCGTTTCCTCGTCGCCTACGGCATCCGCAACTGGGCGCGCAACGGCATCATGGAGCGCCGCGCCGTGATCGTCGGCGGCGGCGAGCCGGCCAAGGAACTGATCCGCATCCTCGAGCAGCAGGATGACAATGACATCCGCATCTGCGGCATCTTCGACGATCGCGGCGAAAAGCGCTCGCCGATCATGGTCGCCGGTTATCCGAAGCTCGGCACCGTGGCCGAACTGGTCGAATTCGTGCGATTGACGCGCATCGACATGCTGATCATCGCTCTGCCGCTTTCGGCCGAGGCGCGTATCTACGACCTTTTGAAGAAGCTCTGGGTTCTGCCGGTCGATATCCGCCTTGCCGCGCATGCCAACCGGCTGCGCTTCCGGCCGCGCGCCTATTCGCATGTCGGCACGGTGCCGATGCTCGACATTTTCAAGATGCCGATCCGCGACTGGGATTCCGTTGCCAAGCGCGGCTTCGACATCTTCTTCACCGTAATCGCGCTGGCGCTGCTCTGGCCGCTGATGGTCGCGACCGCCATCGCCATCAAGGCGACCTCCGAAGGCCCGGTTTTCTTCATGCAGAAGCGCCACGGCTTCAACAATGAAATCATCAACGTCTTCAAGTTCCGCTCGATGTACACCAACATGTCCGACCCCACGGGCAAGGCCGCGGTGACCAAGGGCGATCCGCGCGTCACCCGCGTCGGCCGCTTCATCCGCAAGACCTCGATCGACGAATTGCCGCAGCTTTTCAACGTGCTGAGGGGCGAGCTCTCGCTGGTCGGGCCGCGCCCGCATGCCGTTCTCGCCCAAGCCCGCGATCGCGCCTTCGGCGATGTCGTCGAGGGTTATTTCGCCCGCCACCGCGTCAAACCAGGGGTCACCGGCTGGGCGCAGATCAACGGCTGGCGCGGCGAAGTGGACAATGACGAGAAGATCAAGTTCCGCACCGCCTACGACCTCTATTACATCGAGAACTGGTCGCTCTGGTTCGATCTCAAGATCCTGTTCCTGACGCCGATCCGGCTGCTCAACACGGAAAATGCCTATTGA
- a CDS encoding COX15/CtaA family protein, producing MAVANPTTEQAILSEVQKQNRDRRALRFWLGFVLLALFCLVLVGGATRLTNSGLSITEWKPIHGVIPPLSAAEWEEEFRLYQRIPEFQQLNNSMTVDEFKGIFWWEWAHRLIARGIGVIFALPLLYFWLTGRIEKRLRWPLVGILALGGLQGFIGWWMVSSGLSVRTDVSQYRLATHLVMACLIFAGCMWIMRGLSPHSNDPAPARSSRGFAAAIAIFALFQIYLGALVAGLDAGFSYNTWPLMDGAVIPSDLLIQQPFWINAFENPKTVQFIHRIGAYTLFALTLINMVIALRAAPWTTHARRAVVLFSLVTLQAAIGIATLLMQVPLHWGLLHQAGALVVFGFAIANWRGFYGEYPHATAIAERG from the coding sequence ATGGCCGTCGCAAACCCGACCACGGAACAGGCGATCCTGAGCGAAGTGCAAAAGCAGAACCGCGACCGCCGCGCCTTGCGCTTCTGGCTTGGTTTCGTGCTCTTGGCGCTCTTCTGTCTCGTGCTGGTCGGCGGCGCTACGCGGCTGACCAATTCCGGCCTGTCGATCACCGAGTGGAAGCCGATCCATGGCGTCATCCCGCCGTTGTCGGCCGCCGAATGGGAGGAGGAATTCCGCCTCTACCAGCGCATTCCCGAATTTCAGCAATTGAACAATTCCATGACCGTCGACGAGTTCAAGGGCATCTTCTGGTGGGAATGGGCCCACCGGCTGATCGCCCGCGGCATCGGCGTGATCTTCGCATTGCCGCTCCTCTATTTCTGGCTGACCGGGCGGATCGAAAAGCGCCTGCGCTGGCCACTCGTCGGCATCCTGGCGCTCGGCGGCCTGCAGGGTTTTATCGGCTGGTGGATGGTGTCCTCGGGCCTGTCCGTCCGCACCGACGTCAGCCAGTACAGGCTGGCGACGCATTTGGTCATGGCCTGCCTGATCTTTGCCGGCTGCATGTGGATCATGCGCGGGCTCTCCCCGCATTCCAACGATCCGGCGCCGGCCCGCAGCTCGCGCGGTTTTGCCGCCGCGATCGCCATCTTCGCGCTGTTCCAGATCTATCTCGGCGCGCTGGTGGCAGGGCTCGACGCCGGTTTTTCCTACAATACCTGGCCGCTGATGGACGGCGCCGTCATCCCGTCGGATCTCTTGATCCAGCAGCCCTTCTGGATCAATGCCTTCGAGAACCCGAAGACGGTGCAGTTCATCCACCGCATCGGCGCCTATACGCTCTTCGCATTGACCTTGATCAACATGGTGATCGCGCTTCGCGCCGCCCCCTGGACCACCCATGCCCGGCGCGCCGTCGTGCTTTTCTCACTGGTGACGCTGCAGGCGGCGATCGGCATCGCCACGCTGCTGATGCAGGTGCCGCTTCACTGGGGCCTGCTGCATCAGGCCGGCGCCCTGGTGGTTTTCGGTTTCGCCATCGCCAACTGGCGCGGTTTTTACGGCGAATACCCGCACGCCACCGCAATCGCGGAGCGCGGCTGA
- a CDS encoding polysaccharide biosynthesis/export family protein: MSVVQPKILLALSLAAMTAALGGCTTYKPAPKAFNEATIQPYTLDSGDRLRVTVFDQQSLTNTYTVDQAGYIAFPLIGQVPARGRTLQQLSGQIAQKLQQGYLRDPDVTIDVDRYRSIFLMGEVGQPGQYAYVPGMTVQNAIAVAGGFTSRANQSMVDVTRKINGQVLTGRINISGPIIAGDTIYVRERLF, from the coding sequence ATGTCTGTCGTCCAGCCCAAGATCCTTTTGGCCCTGAGCCTTGCAGCCATGACGGCGGCATTGGGCGGTTGCACGACATACAAGCCGGCTCCGAAGGCCTTCAACGAGGCGACCATCCAGCCTTATACGCTTGATAGCGGCGACCGGCTGCGCGTTACCGTCTTCGACCAGCAGAGCCTGACGAATACCTATACCGTGGATCAGGCCGGCTATATCGCCTTTCCCCTCATCGGCCAGGTCCCTGCCCGCGGCCGAACCCTGCAGCAACTCTCGGGCCAGATCGCCCAGAAACTGCAGCAGGGCTATCTTCGCGATCCTGACGTCACCATCGATGTCGATCGCTATCGTTCGATCTTCCTCATGGGCGAAGTCGGCCAACCCGGCCAGTATGCCTATGTCCCCGGCATGACCGTGCAGAACGCCATTGCGGTCGCCGGCGGCTTCACCAGCCGCGCCAACCAGAGCATGGTCGACGTCACCCGCAAGATCAACGGACAGGTGCTGACCGGCCGCATCAACATATCGGGGCCGATCATCGCCGGCGACACGATCTACGTTCGCGAACGGCTTTTCTGA
- a CDS encoding GNAT family N-acetyltransferase → MQTQKLDVHEQPSQDGALAQTAISRLRQLSMKLAMAEIDISVFDAMQPLEDDWRALERDNLQSLHQSYDWCAAWVSAFQRPLAILKGTHAGQTAFILPVEIVKSRGLGVAKFIAADHSNINTGLFSRNFAESGGSIDAEKFAGQLRHALKGRADLLLLQNIPLEWRGRQTPLTGLPMVQNQNHAYQLPFFPAFEETLKQLNAKNRRKKFRVQSKRLEAAGGFEYLVPEASEEQHRLLDIFFRLKSARFASLGLPDVFADKETQAFLHGLIDMRDDGRQYFGLQMHVLRLKGENEGRVAAISGISRKGDHIICQFGAIDEELVPDTSPGEFLYWQTISGLHSKEVALFDFGLGDQTYKRSWAPVETAHYDVVLPVSPFGVLAGAAHRIVTRGKAHIKARPKLYKFTQSIRARIG, encoded by the coding sequence GTGCAGACGCAAAAGCTCGATGTTCATGAACAGCCGTCACAGGACGGGGCGCTGGCCCAAACCGCCATTTCGCGCCTGCGCCAGCTGAGCATGAAACTCGCCATGGCCGAAATCGACATCAGCGTTTTCGACGCGATGCAGCCGCTTGAGGACGATTGGCGGGCGCTGGAGCGCGACAATCTCCAGTCCCTGCATCAGAGCTACGACTGGTGCGCCGCCTGGGTAAGCGCCTTTCAGCGGCCGCTGGCAATCCTCAAAGGCACCCATGCCGGTCAGACGGCTTTCATTCTGCCGGTCGAAATCGTCAAGTCGCGGGGGCTTGGCGTGGCGAAGTTCATCGCCGCCGATCACAGCAATATCAATACCGGCCTGTTTTCCCGAAATTTTGCCGAAAGCGGCGGCAGCATCGACGCTGAAAAGTTCGCGGGGCAGCTTCGGCACGCCTTGAAGGGCCGGGCCGATCTGCTGCTGCTGCAGAATATTCCGCTGGAATGGCGGGGACGACAGACCCCGCTTACCGGCCTGCCGATGGTGCAGAACCAGAATCATGCCTATCAGCTGCCGTTCTTTCCGGCTTTCGAGGAGACGCTGAAGCAGCTCAACGCCAAGAACCGGCGCAAGAAATTCCGCGTTCAGTCGAAACGCCTCGAGGCGGCCGGCGGCTTCGAATACCTTGTCCCCGAGGCATCGGAAGAGCAGCACCGGCTGCTCGACATCTTCTTCCGGCTGAAGAGCGCCCGTTTCGCCAGCCTCGGCCTGCCCGACGTCTTCGCAGACAAGGAAACGCAGGCCTTCCTGCATGGTCTGATCGACATGCGGGATGACGGCAGGCAATATTTCGGGCTGCAGATGCATGTGCTGCGGCTCAAGGGAGAGAATGAGGGTCGGGTCGCCGCGATTTCAGGGATTTCGCGCAAGGGCGACCATATCATCTGCCAATTCGGCGCGATCGATGAGGAGCTCGTGCCGGATACCAGCCCCGGCGAATTCCTCTATTGGCAGACCATCTCGGGATTGCATAGCAAGGAGGTGGCGCTGTTCGACTTCGGCCTCGGCGACCAGACCTACAAGCGATCCTGGGCGCCTGTCGAGACCGCGCATTACGACGTGGTGCTGCCGGTCTCGCCATTCGGTGTTCTTGCCGGCGCCGCGCACCGGATCGTCACCCGCGGCAAGGCCCATATCAAGGCCCGCCCGAAGCTCTATAAATTTACGCAGAGCATCCGCGCACGCATCGGCTGA